One region of Salvia miltiorrhiza cultivar Shanhuang (shh) chromosome 3, IMPLAD_Smil_shh, whole genome shotgun sequence genomic DNA includes:
- the LOC131016750 gene encoding soluble inorganic pyrophosphatase 4-like, whose protein sequence is MAPPTEQSEKIPVFQKLPLNERILSSMTRKTVAAHPWHDLEIGPGAPTIFNCVVEISKGSKVKYELDKKTGLIKVDRVLYSSVVYPHNYGFIPRTLCEDSDPMDVLVIMQEPVLPGCFLRAKAIGLMPMIDQGEKDDKIIAVCADDPEYRDYTDIKELPPHRLAEIRRFFEDYKKNENKDVAVDEFLPATNAYEAIQLSMDLYADYIVESLRR, encoded by the exons ATGGCACCACCTACAGAGCAGTCAGAAAAAATCCCTGTTTTCCAGAAGCTGCCTCTTAATGAAAGGATACTCTCTTCCATGACTAGGAAAACTGTCGCTGCTCATCCTTGGCATGATCTTGAGATAG GACCTGGAGCTCCAACGATCTTCAactgt GTGGTCGAAATAAGTAAGGGAAGTAAGGTGAAATATGAACTTGACAAGAAAACTGGTCTAATCAAG GTTGATCGAGTTCTTTACTCATCTGTTGTGTACCCTCATAATTATGGCTTCATACCCCGCACTCTCTGTGAAGACAGTGACCCAATGGATGTGTTGGTCATTATGCAG GAGCCAGTTCTTCCAGGGTGCTTTCTCAGGGCTAAAGCTATTGGCCTCATGCCTATGATTGATCAG GGAGAGAAAGATGACAAGATAATTGCTGTCTGTGCTGACGATCCTGAATACCGTGATTATACGGATATTAAAGAGCTTCCACCCCATCGTTTGGCTGAAATCCGCCGTTTTTTTGAAGACT AcaagaaaaatgagaataagGATGTTGCTGTTGATGAATTTCTGCCAGCCACTAACGCTTATGAAGCTATACAGCTCTCCAT GGACTTGTATGCAGACTATATCGTTGAGAGTCTCAGGCGCTAA
- the LOC131016751 gene encoding histone H2A, which translates to METGGKLKKGAGGRKGGGPKKKPVSRSVKAGLQFPVGRIGRYLKKGRYSQRVGTGAPVYLAAVLEYLAAEVLELAGNAARDNKKNRIIPRHVLLAVRNDEELGKLLAGVTIAHGGVLPNINPVLLPKKSEKAAEKSPKSPSKGTKSPKKV; encoded by the exons ATGGAAACCGGTGGGAAACTGAAGAAGGGAGCTGGCGGAAGGAAGGGCGGCGGCCCGAAGAAGAAGCCGGTTTCCCGGTCTGTCAAGGCTGGCTTGCAGTTTCCAGTCGGTAGAATCGGCCGGTATTTGAAGAAGGGCCGTTATTCCCAGCGGGTCGGAACAGGCGCGCCTGTTTACTTGGCTGCCGTGCTTGAGTATCTCGCAGCTGAG GTGTTGGAGTTGGCAGGCAATGCTGCTAGAGACAACAAGAAAAATAGGATAATTCCGCGGCATGTGCTGCTTGCTGTGAGGAATGATGAGGAGCTTGGAAAGCTTCTTGCGGGAGTCACCATTGCTCACGGTGGAGTTCTACCCAACATCAACCCAGTGCTTCTACCTAAGAAGTCAGAGAAGGCGGCCGAGAAGTCACCAAAATCTCCATCCAAGGGGACCAAATCTCCCAAGAAGGTGTAG